TTATTCTTTGTATGAACACGCAGGATAGCCTCTCTGCCCTTGATGTCGGGGTAGCCGACAGTAATCTGTCTGTCAAAACGTCCGGGACGGAGCAGTGCAGGGTCGAGAATATCACGTCTGTTGGTAGCCGCAATAACTATTACGCCCTGATTATCCGTGAAACCGTCCATCTCAACGAGTAACTGGTTCAGCGTCTGCTCACGCTCATCGTGACCGCCGCCAAGACCTGTACCTCTCTGACGGCCTACGGCATCTATTTCATCTATGAAAATTATTGACGGGGTGTGCTTTTTCGCCTGATCGAACAGATCTCTTACACGGCTTGCACCGACACCGACAAACATTTCAACGAAGTCCGAACCGCTTATTGAGAAGAAGGGAACGTTTGCTTCGCCTGCAACAGCTTTTGCGAGTAATGTCTTACCTGTACCGGGAGGGCCTAAAAGCAGAACACCGCGCGGTATCTTTGCACCAAGCTCCTGATACTTTCTGGGATTCTTCATGAAATCAACGATTTCGCTCATTTCTTCCTTTTCTTCTTCGGCACCGGCAACATCGGCAAAGGTTATTTTAGGGCCGTTTGAAGGCTGTGTCCTTGCATTTGCCTTTGAGAACTGCGACATCTTTCCGCCGCCGCCTGCCTGACGCATTATGACGAATGTAAATCCTATCATCAGTGCAACCATCAGCAGATAAGGCAGGAAGCTCAGCAGGAACGAGTTGTCTGAAACGGGGTAGAAGTCCTCGACAAGCTGACTGTCGGGATTCTTTTCGTTGTATGCCTTTCTGTAGCCCTGCGTATCCTGTAAGAACAGGCTTACGTTCGGTACGGAATACTTATACTTCTTTGTGTTGTCGCTTTTCAGGGTGTATTGTAATTCACCCGAACCGAGATCAAGCGTGTAGCCCGATACGTTGTAGTTGTCAAATTCGCTTATCACCTTTGAGTATGTCGTATGCTCGCCGGGAGTTGCACTCATCTGA
This window of the [Eubacterium] siraeum genome carries:
- the ftsH gene encoding ATP-dependent zinc metalloprotease FtsH gives rise to the protein MNQNNKFKGVFIYLAVIVLLVIGMVTMLQMSATPGEHTTYSKVISEFDNYNVSGYTLDLGSGELQYTLKSDNTKKYKYSVPNVSLFLQDTQGYRKAYNEKNPDSQLVEDFYPVSDNSFLLSFLPYLLMVALMIGFTFVIMRQAGGGGKMSQFSKANARTQPSNGPKITFADVAGAEEEKEEMSEIVDFMKNPRKYQELGAKIPRGVLLLGPPGTGKTLLAKAVAGEANVPFFSISGSDFVEMFVGVGASRVRDLFDQAKKHTPSIIFIDEIDAVGRQRGTGLGGGHDEREQTLNQLLVEMDGFTDNQGVIVIAATNRRDILDPALLRPGRFDRQITVGYPDIKGREAILRVHTKNKKLAPDISLATIAKGTAGFTGADLANLVNEAALLAARNNRKAITQPDIEEATIKVVAGPEKKSKVVSEDEKRLTAFHEAGHAVCTFHCKTQDPVHQVSIIPRGMAGGYTMSLPEHDRSFRSKTQMEEEIIVLLGGRVAEKIVLDEISTGASNDIERATDLARSMITRYGFSEKLGPIVYGHDNSEVFLGRDYSQGRNYSENVAAEIDGEIRELIDTSYENAKQILLNHRDQLDKVAHYLMEHEKIDGDDFIKLMNGESLDDNTAAPVIENSDTAPADCEDTAEVAGDNNNETNE